One segment of Kwoniella pini CBS 10737 chromosome 9, complete sequence DNA contains the following:
- a CDS encoding acetyl-coenzyme A synthetase, producing the protein METAQTVVHNVHPLPDSVPESEDLFPPPPRLRGQEGRPKPHIGPNYQSYLNEWKKTVGPNSDKWWFEKANECLDWYTPFKTVRAGGFENGDVQWFPEGTLNASYNCLDRHFYKNPNKTAIIYEADEPSESREISYAELMRETCRVANVLKSWGVKKGDAVSVYLPMTWQAAAAFLACARVGAVHSAVFAGFSAESLRDRVNDCECKVLITTDEGRRGGKSIATKAIVDAALQQCPLVEHVLVLRRTGNKVPFTEGRDKWWDEECAKVPTYCPCEPMASEDPLFILYTSGSTGKPKGVVHCTAGYLLGAYLTVKYVFDVHADDKFACMADVGWITGHTYIVYGPLANGVTTTVFESTPVYPTASRYWDFVDKWKATHLYTAPTAIRLLRRMGEEHVKNHDLSSLRVLGSVGEPINPEAWHWYNDYAGKKNCAIVDTYWMTETGSIVVTPLPGAISTKPGSATFPFFGMDVDIIDPQSGQVLQGNDVEGVLVAKAPWPSLARTVFKDHKRYLETYMKPYPGYFFFGDGAARDYDGYIWIKGRVDDVINVSGHRLSTAEVESALILHKGVAETAVVGSHDDITGQAVYAFVTMKPEFDLKSTKEADLNKELAIQVRKVIGPFAAPKKIYLVTDLPKTRSGKIMRRILRKIVAGEGDQLGDLSSIADPSIVDEIKEKVGAAVSK; encoded by the exons ATGGAAACTGCACAAACTGTAGTACATAATGTACATCCATTACCAGATTCAGTACCTGAATCAGAAGATTTAtttccacctccaccaagATTAAGAGGACAAGAAGGTAGACCAAAACCACATATTGGaccaaattatcaatcttatttaaatgaatggaaaaaaaCTGTTGGACCAAATAGTGATAAATGGTGGTTTGAAAAAGCAAATGAATGTTTAGATTGGTATACACCTTTTAAAACTGTTAGAGCTGGtggatttgaaaatggtgaTGTACAATGGTT CCCAGAAGGAACTTTAAACGCATCTTACAATTGTCTCGATCGACATTTTTAcaaaaatccaaataaGACTGCTATTATTTATGAAGCGGATGAACCTTCTGAATCAAGGGAAATTTCTTACGCAGAATTAATGAGAGAAACTTGTAGAGTTGCCAATGTACTCAAATCTTGGGGTGTAAAGAAGGGAGATGCAGTTTCAGTATA TCTCCCTATGACATGGcaagctgctgctgcttTCTTGGCTTGTGCTCGAGTTGGTGCTGTCCACTCTGCAGTCTTCGCTGGATTTTCTGCGGAATCTTTGAGAGATAGAGTGAATGACTGTGAATGTAAAGTGTTGATTACTACCGA TGAGGGACGAAGAGGTGGAAAGAGTATCGCCACGAAAGCCA TCGTTGATGCTGCTTTACAACAATGTCCTCTTGTCGAACATGTCCTTGTCCTTAGAAGAACCGGAAACAAAGTACCTTTCACTGAAGGTCGAGATAAGTGGTGGGATGAGGAATGTGCCAAAGTACCAACATACTGTCCTTGCGAACCCATGGCTTCGGAAGATCCCCTCTTCATCCTTTAC ACATCCGGTTCAACCGGTAAACCCAAAGGAGTGGTTCACTGTACTGCCGGATACCTGCTCGGTGCTTACTTAACCGTGAAATACGTATTTGATGTTCACGCCGACGATAAATTCGCTTGTATGGCCGACGTCGGATGGATCACTGGTCACACTTACATTGTTTACGGTCCTCTTGCCAATGGTGTCACAACGACAGTGTTCGAATCAACCCCAGTCTACCCAACAGCATCGCGATACTGGGACTTTGTTGACAAATGGAAGGCTACCCACCTATACACCGCTCCTACGGCAATCAGGCTATTGAGAAGAATGGGTGAAGAGCACGTCAAGAACCATGACTTATCGTCGTTAAGAGTATTGGGATCAGTCGGAGAACCAATCAACCCTGAAGCATGGCATTGGTATAATGATTACGcaggaaagaagaattgtGCCATTGTCGATACATATTGGATGACGGAAACAGGTTCCATCGTTGTTACACCTTTACCAGGTGCTATCTCAACTAAACCCGGTTCAGCGactttcccattcttcgGTATGGATGTCGATATAATCGATCCTCAATCTGGTCAAGTCCTTCAAGGTAACGATGTGGAAGGTGTACTGGTAGCTAAGGCACCTTGGCCTTCGCTCGCCCGAACTGTCTTTAAAGACCATAAGAGATATTTGGAAACATATATGAAACCGTATCCAGgatatttcttctttggtGATGGTGCTGCTAGGGATTACGATGGATATATCTGGATCAAAGGAAGAGTTGACGATGTGATCAA TGTATCTGGTCATCGATTGTCTACTGCTGAAGTCGAATCCGCTTTGATTCTTCATAAAGGAGTAGCCGAAACTGCTGTCGTCGGATCTCACGATGATATAACAGGTCAAGCTGTATACGCATTCGTCACTATGAAACCTGAATTCGACCTTAAATCTACGAAAGAAGCGgatttaaataaagaattGGCTATACAAGTCAGAAAAGTTATTGGTCCTTTCGCTGCCCCTAAGAAAATT TATCTCGTGACGGATTTACCAAAAACGCGATCAGGTAAGATTATGAGACGTATTTTAAGAAAGATTGTTGCTGGAGAAGGAGATCAATTGGGAGATCTATCTTCAATAGCTGATCCTTCCATTGTTGATGAGA TCAAAGAAAAGGTTGGTGCCGCTGTATCTAAATAA
- a CDS encoding imidazoleglycerol phosphate synthase, cyclase subunit: MVQPKTDTILPIPEVDQPAGHVKDHKPKLYILDYGAGNVRSLANSIKKLGYEFEWIQDESDFDKAEKLIFPGVGSFEQAMNSLRSSGRYEQLQRYIKSGKPYFGICIGMQVLFESSEESKSTKGLGVVPFPIKKFSTEDLKGKKTVPHMGWNSTWRSFILEKEEEEEKLILDEDYYFVHSYAALLSENSDTDTDTKKELMQDYAYTLSRYGSETFISSIKKDNIFACQFHPEKSGPAGLDLLKKWLISSTDELSKSNFISINNGKKWQIENPNLKKRNNGNGLTNRIIACLDVRSNDKGDLVVTKGDQYDVRDSNSKEKEVRNLGKPVELAKRYYLEGADEIAFLNITSFRSSALFDQPMLDVIKKSAETVFVPLTIGGGIKDTIDPDGTFRSALEVAGLYFRSGADKISIGSEAVLSVEELLKNNNIPNGKSPIETISKGYGNQAVVVSIDPKRVYINTKENPNWKEDLKIKKHLDCLIYGDNSISKTSNEEKGKIWWYQCTISGGRDSRDLDVIQLSKGVEKLGAGEILLNSVDRDGSKKGFDLDLINLVKKNVNIPVVSSSGAGSTEDFLQVFTKTKTEAALAAGIFHRKEVEIDQVKLTLENNNLPVRRCGLDVI; encoded by the exons ATGGTACAACCGAAGACCGATACTATCTTACCTATACCTGAAGTAGATCAACCTGCAGGTCATGTTAAAGATCACAAGCCGAAGCTTTACATCTTAGATTACGGAGCTGGTAATGTTAGATC TTTAGCAAATTCGATAAAAAAGTTAGGATATGAATTCGAATGGattcaagatgaaagtgattttgataaagctGAG AAACTCATTTTCCCTGGTGTTGGTTCATTTGAACAAGCAATGAATTCACTTAGATCTTCAGGTCGTTATGAACAATTACAACGTTATATTAAAAGTGGTAAACCATATTTTGGAATTTGTATAGGTATGCaagttttatttgaatcttcagaagaatcaaaatctaCAAAAGGTTTAGGAGTAGttccatttccaattaaaaaattttcaacagaagatttaaaaggtaaaaaaacAGTTCCTCATATGGGTTGGAATTCAACTTGGCGTTCTTTTATtttggaaaaagaagaagaagaagaaaaattaattttagatgaagattattattttgttCATTCATATGCTGCTTTACTTAGTGAAAATTCAGATACAGATACAGATacaaaaaaagaattaatgCAAGATTACGCATATACATTATCAAGATATGGATCTGAAACTTTTATAAgttcaattaaaaaagataaTATTTTTGCATGTCAATTTCATCCTGAAAAATCAGGTCCAGCAGgattagatttattaaaaaaatggttaatttcatctactgatgaattatcaaaatcaaattttatttcaattaataatggaaaaaaatggcaaattgaaaatccaaatttaaaaaaaagaaataatggaaatggattaACAAATAGAATTATTGCATGTTTAGATGTACgttcaaatgataaaggtgatttagtTGTTACAAAAGGTGATCAATATGATGTACgtgattcaaattcaaaagaaaaagaagttaGAAATTTAGGTAAACCAGTTGAATTAGCAAAAAGATATTATTTAGAAGGTGCAGATGAAATTGCATTTTTAAATATAACTTCTTTTAGATCTTCTGcattatttgatcaacCAATGTTAGATgttattaaaaaatcagcAGAAACTGTTTTTGTTCCTTTAACAATTGGAGGTGGAATTAAAGATACAATTGATCCAGATGGTACATTTAGATCTGCATTAGAAGTTGCAGGTTTATATTTTAGATCAGGTGCagataaaatttcaattggatCAGAAGCAGTTTTAtcagttgaagaattattaaaaaataataatattcCAAATGGTAAATCACCTATTgaaacaatttcaaaaggaTATGGAAATCAAGCTGTTGTAGTTTCAATTGATCCAAAAAGAGTTTATATTAAcacaaaagaaaatccaaattggaaagaagatttaaaaattaaaaaacaTTTAGATTGTTTAATTTATGgagataattcaatttcaaaaacttcaaatgaagaaaaaggtaaaatttgGTGGTATCAATGTACAATTTCTGGTGGAAGAGATTCAAGAGATTTAGatgtaattcaattatcaaaaggtgttgaaaaattaggtgcaggtgaaattttattaaattctGTTGATAGAGATGGATCAAAAAAAGgttttgatttagatttaattaatttagtTAAAAAAAATGTAAATATTCCTGtagtttcttcttcaggtgcAGGATCAACTGAAGATTTTTTACAAGTTTTTACAAAAACTAAAACTGAAGCTGCTCTTGCTGCTGGTATTTTTCatagaaaagaagttgaaattgatcaagttAAATTAACtttagaaaataataatttacctgTTAGACGTTGTGGATTAGATGTTAtataa